One window from the genome of Hydractinia symbiolongicarpus strain clone_291-10 chromosome 1, HSymV2.1, whole genome shotgun sequence encodes:
- the LOC130640574 gene encoding uncharacterized protein LOC130640574 has translation MELHLRITWKLFCCSLDVFKKRIATLVDDIKELHHVYIANLQQCNSTHSADAFVHLFIESEPNKVDETLTRKLHGKMEEILKGNDTSEVGKYFKDLIRDIKLIEVNEKNETKKIWKTWKIVIIVVVSIAFVICLAIFIVWMKSRGNRIRPIKKNTNNTILLK, from the exons ATGGAACTGCATTTAAGAATCACCTGGAAATTGTTTTGTTGCTCACTAGATGTGTTCAAAAAGAGAATTGCAACTTTAGTTGACGATATTAAGGAACTTCATCACGTATATATTGCAAATCTTCAGCAATGTAATTCTACACACAGTGCAGATgcttttgttcatttattcattgaATCAGAACCAAATAAGGTTGATGAAACATTAACAAGAAAGCTACATGGAAAGatggaagaaattttaaaaggaaatgACACCTCAGAGGTCGGGAAATACTTCAAAGACCTA ATTCGGGATATAAAATTGATAGAAGTAAACGAAAAGAATGAAACGAAGAAGATTTGGAAAACATGGAAAATAGttatcattgttgttgtttcaatTGCGTTCGTTATTTGCCttgcaatttttattgtgtGGATGAAG tcACGTGGTAATCGCATTCGACCAATCAAAAAGAATACCAATAATACAATATTACTGAAATAG